Proteins found in one Clostridium kluyveri DSM 555 genomic segment:
- a CDS encoding P-II family nitrogen regulator produces MSDKLTKVDIITSKGRFEELKKALDDIGITGMTVTNVSGCGMQKGHKEYYRGLAMDINLIPKVKVEVVVCEVPVDLVVETAKKVLHTGEIGDGKIFVYNVENVIRISTGDEGRAALQYKKS; encoded by the coding sequence ATGAGTGATAAGCTTACTAAAGTAGATATTATTACTTCTAAAGGCAGATTTGAGGAATTAAAAAAAGCACTGGATGATATCGGCATCACAGGTATGACTGTTACCAATGTTTCAGGCTGCGGCATGCAGAAAGGTCATAAGGAATACTATCGAGGTTTGGCTATGGATATTAATCTTATACCTAAAGTAAAAGTAGAGGTAGTTGTTTGTGAAGTACCAGTAGATCTTGTGGTTGAAACTGCTAAAAAAGTACTTCATACTGGAGAAATAGGTGATGGAAAGATATTTGTATATAACGTGGAAAATGTTATACGTATAAGTACCGGTGATGAAGGCAGAGCGGCTCTTCAGTATAAAAAATCTTAG
- a CDS encoding DsrE/DsrF/DrsH-like family protein, which yields MRKKILIVGGVAGGASTATRLRRLDENAEIIMFEMDEYISFANCGLPYYIGNTIKDRERLLVETPEGMKGKFNIDARINSEIIDIDVNKNTVKVKSKDLGTYEESYDYLVLSPGGKAIRPNIEGINSKRILTLRNIPDTDNIKSLVDRENIQSAAIIGGGFIGIEMAENLKERGLDVTLIEAAPHILAPFDSDMVTALEKELEDNGVNIILNDGVKSFKDNEEKVEITLDSNTKVTADLVILAIGVAPNTNFIKDSGINLGTKGHILVNNKMQTNIKNIYAVGDAIEVIDFINGNNTAIALAGPANKQGRIAADNICGVDSTYDGTQGTAIIKVFSLTGASTGNNERTLKKFNIPYKVIYVHPTSHASYYPDALPLSLKLIFNQEGKILGAQSTGYDGVDKRIDIIAAVIRLGGTVKDLTKLELSYAPPFSSAKDPVNMAGFVAENILSGKVEVITPEEFLNYNKENTLILDVHAKIEFENQHIEGALNIPLDELRNRLEELDKNKEIIAYCKVGLRSYTAARILSQHGYKVKILAGGYKSYKLLNFKPKKFDNTKVFTGKKSNSNNQTISLKFDLEEPSYNKSVNACGLSCPGPLMQTKSSIDDLEQGEILKVTASDPGFYEDIKAWCRRTDNDLISLSKNNCNVTAFIKKNDELNSKNANAYKISYNDNKTIVVFSGDLDKALASFIIANGAASMGKKVTMFFTFWGLNILRKPEKVPVKKQFMDSMFGKMMPRGSKKLKLSNMNMLGMGTKMMRKVMKDKNISSLEDLIKSAMDSGIEIVACQMSMDVMGLKKEELIEGVKLGGVGYYLGEAEDSNVNLFI from the coding sequence ATGAGAAAAAAAATATTGATTGTAGGTGGAGTAGCAGGCGGAGCTTCCACAGCTACAAGACTCAGGAGACTAGATGAAAATGCAGAAATAATCATGTTTGAGATGGATGAATATATATCCTTTGCAAATTGTGGCCTTCCCTACTACATAGGAAATACTATTAAAGATAGAGAAAGACTGCTGGTTGAAACCCCGGAAGGTATGAAAGGTAAGTTTAATATAGATGCCAGAATCAATAGTGAAATCATCGATATAGATGTGAATAAAAACACGGTAAAGGTAAAAAGCAAAGACCTTGGAACCTATGAAGAAAGTTATGATTACCTGGTATTATCTCCTGGCGGAAAAGCCATCAGACCAAATATTGAAGGTATAAACAGTAAAAGGATTTTGACCTTGAGAAATATACCAGATACAGATAACATAAAATCTTTGGTAGACAGGGAAAATATTCAAAGTGCAGCCATTATAGGCGGCGGTTTTATTGGAATTGAAATGGCAGAAAATTTAAAAGAAAGAGGTCTTGATGTAACTTTAATTGAAGCTGCGCCCCATATTTTAGCACCTTTTGATTCAGATATGGTAACTGCTCTTGAAAAAGAGCTGGAGGACAATGGCGTAAATATAATTTTAAATGACGGAGTTAAATCTTTTAAAGATAATGAAGAAAAAGTGGAAATAACCCTTGACAGCAATACAAAGGTCACTGCGGATTTAGTTATACTTGCCATAGGTGTGGCACCTAATACAAATTTTATAAAAGACAGTGGAATAAACTTGGGAACTAAAGGACATATATTAGTCAACAATAAAATGCAGACAAATATTAAAAATATTTATGCTGTGGGAGATGCCATAGAAGTAATAGATTTCATAAATGGTAATAATACTGCAATTGCACTGGCAGGTCCTGCCAATAAGCAGGGAAGAATAGCAGCAGACAATATATGTGGAGTAGATTCTACCTACGATGGAACCCAAGGTACTGCAATAATTAAAGTATTCAGTTTAACTGGGGCAAGTACAGGAAATAATGAAAGAACTTTAAAGAAATTTAACATTCCATATAAAGTTATATATGTTCACCCAACATCCCACGCATCCTATTACCCTGATGCACTTCCATTATCTTTAAAACTCATCTTTAATCAGGAAGGTAAAATTTTAGGTGCACAAAGTACAGGTTATGATGGTGTGGATAAAAGAATTGACATTATTGCCGCAGTCATTCGCCTTGGGGGTACAGTAAAGGATTTGACCAAACTTGAACTAAGTTATGCCCCTCCATTTTCATCCGCAAAAGATCCTGTGAATATGGCAGGCTTTGTGGCAGAAAATATTTTATCCGGGAAAGTAGAAGTTATAACTCCAGAAGAATTTTTAAATTATAACAAAGAAAATACCCTTATTTTAGATGTACATGCAAAAATAGAATTTGAAAACCAGCATATTGAAGGTGCCTTAAATATTCCTTTAGATGAACTAAGAAACAGACTGGAAGAACTAGATAAAAATAAAGAAATCATAGCCTATTGTAAGGTGGGTTTAAGAAGTTATACCGCAGCTAGAATACTTTCTCAACATGGATACAAAGTTAAGATTCTAGCAGGGGGATATAAAAGTTATAAATTATTAAATTTTAAGCCTAAAAAATTTGATAATACTAAGGTTTTCACAGGTAAAAAATCAAATTCCAATAATCAAACTATAAGTTTAAAGTTTGATTTAGAGGAACCTTCTTATAACAAAAGTGTAAATGCCTGCGGTCTTTCCTGCCCGGGACCTCTTATGCAGACAAAATCCTCTATTGATGATTTAGAACAGGGAGAAATTCTTAAAGTAACTGCTTCTGATCCAGGTTTTTATGAAGATATTAAAGCATGGTGCAGGAGAACTGATAATGACCTTATTAGTTTGAGCAAAAATAATTGTAATGTAACGGCTTTTATAAAAAAAAACGATGAACTAAATTCGAAAAATGCCAACGCCTATAAAATATCATATAATGATAATAAAACTATTGTGGTATTCAGCGGTGACCTAGATAAGGCACTGGCCTCTTTTATAATTGCCAATGGAGCTGCTTCAATGGGTAAAAAAGTTACAATGTTTTTTACCTTCTGGGGACTAAATATATTAAGAAAACCTGAAAAAGTGCCTGTAAAAAAACAATTTATGGATTCTATGTTTGGAAAGATGATGCCTCGTGGAAGCAAAAAATTGAAATTGTCCAATATGAATATGTTAGGAATGGGTACAAAAATGATGAGAAAAGTTATGAAAGATAAAAATATAAGTTCCCTGGAAGATTTAATCAAATCTGCCATGGACAGCGGTATTGAAATAGTAGCCTGTCAAATGTCCATGGACGTCATGGGACTTAAAAAGGAAGAACTCATTGAGGGAGTTAAACTAGGTGGAGTAGGCTACTATTTAGGTGAAGCAGAAGATTCAAATGTAAATTTGTTTATTTAG
- a CDS encoding ArsR/SmtB family transcription factor, which yields MDSNYMKYAEVSEILKVMAHPIRLCVIKGLLETGSCNVSHMQQCLNIPQSTLSQHLQKLKAAGIIKGMRNGVEINYKVCNELVIDLVNALFK from the coding sequence ATGGACAGTAATTATATGAAATATGCAGAAGTATCAGAAATTCTTAAAGTAATGGCTCATCCCATTAGATTATGTGTAATTAAGGGATTACTTGAAACAGGAAGCTGCAATGTAAGTCATATGCAGCAGTGCCTGAATATACCTCAATCTACACTATCCCAGCATCTTCAGAAATTAAAAGCTGCTGGAATTATAAAAGGTATGAGAAATGGGGTAGAAATTAATTATAAAGTCTGCAATGAACTAGTTATTGACTTAGTTAATGCTTTGTTTAAGTAA
- a CDS encoding THUMP domain-containing class I SAM-dependent RNA methyltransferase, with product MEYTLIATSTFGLEAVVAGELKELGYDNLKLENGKVTFCGDEMDIVTCNLWLRTADRVLIKMSEFKAESFEELFQGTLSVDWGNIMLEDAFMHVTGKSIKSKLHSVPDCQSIVKKAVVEAMKRKYNRERFHETGVEYKIEVGILKDRVTLTLDTSGEALHKRGYRENSGGAPIKETLAAALVLLSKWNPSQILADPMCGSGTIAIEAALIARNMAPGLNRSFVSEKWHIIPHSLWQDLRKHAQNSINSNDFRILASDIDGRVIKTARANAKKAGVEDYIAFQKMPLKKFSSSKKYGFIISNPPYGERLGEKKEVENLYKDMGEVFSRLENWSYFIITAHTEFEKYFGRKSHKNRKLYNGRLKCYYYQYFGERDER from the coding sequence ATGGAATATACATTGATTGCCACCTCCACTTTTGGATTGGAAGCTGTGGTGGCTGGAGAACTTAAAGAACTTGGATATGATAATTTGAAGCTTGAAAATGGAAAGGTTACTTTTTGTGGAGATGAAATGGATATAGTTACTTGTAATTTATGGCTTAGGACAGCAGATAGAGTACTTATAAAAATGTCGGAATTTAAGGCAGAAAGTTTCGAAGAACTTTTTCAAGGTACACTTTCTGTGGATTGGGGAAATATCATGCTTGAGGATGCATTTATGCATGTGACGGGTAAATCTATAAAATCTAAATTGCATAGTGTGCCAGATTGTCAATCCATAGTTAAAAAAGCTGTGGTTGAAGCCATGAAAAGAAAGTATAATAGGGAAAGATTTCATGAAACTGGAGTGGAATATAAAATAGAAGTGGGTATACTTAAAGACAGGGTAACTTTGACTTTAGATACTTCAGGGGAAGCCCTTCATAAAAGAGGATATAGAGAAAATTCTGGAGGAGCACCTATCAAGGAAACACTGGCTGCTGCTCTGGTACTTTTAAGCAAATGGAATCCTTCACAAATACTTGCAGATCCTATGTGCGGCTCCGGCACTATTGCCATTGAGGCTGCATTAATAGCAAGAAATATGGCTCCGGGATTAAATAGAAGTTTTGTTTCGGAAAAATGGCATATAATTCCTCATAGCTTGTGGCAAGATTTGAGGAAACACGCCCAAAATTCTATTAATAGTAATGATTTTAGAATTCTTGCTTCAGATATAGATGGTAGAGTAATTAAAACTGCCAGAGCCAATGCAAAAAAAGCAGGAGTGGAAGATTATATCGCCTTTCAAAAAATGCCCCTGAAGAAGTTTAGTTCTAGTAAGAAGTATGGGTTCATAATAAGCAATCCTCCCTATGGAGAAAGACTTGGAGAAAAAAAGGAAGTGGAAAATTTATATAAGGATATGGGAGAAGTATTTTCAAGACTTGAAAATTGGTCTTACTTTATAATAACAGCCCACACTGAATTTGAAAAATACTTTGGTAGAAAAT